One Phyllopteryx taeniolatus isolate TA_2022b chromosome 20, UOR_Ptae_1.2, whole genome shotgun sequence genomic window, TAACTACATTTACTTGTATAGCAAATAAATTGATTAATggtatttaaattcatttcaatggggaaagttgcACACCATCGATTCTAATGAggactgtacctaatgttgtgaccgCAAGAGGGCAGCAGAGAGCAGCCTTACCCCGCTGTGTTTGTTTCTCCTCAGTGGTCACCGTTGAGGTTTGCCCAGCGTGTTTCTCACAATTGGACACCTTTATTATTTCGTCCCGTGGTGTAAAGGGATGCAATTTTAATGCTTTGTACATGTGCTCCAcattctcttgctttttttcccccctctgccATAAGCAGCTGCGTTGATcccaaaggaaagaaaaaaactaaaagaaatAACGTCTTTTCTGAGAGCTTGTGagctgttttcattttgtggtAAAAGTCCGGCAATATTATTAATGGTTGTGACGGACAATTCCGGAAAAACCTCAGCCGGCTCCGTTTGGTGCATTTACATAATCAAGAGCCCTGTAATGCCGCTTTCATTCATTTAGCCCTTTTCCCCTAAAATTGGGTAATTCAAATATGTTGTAGctattaattattttcattaattggttagttaatttattttaaataataaaataaatgttagtaCAACCAACAGTGTTACAAATGTattcaatgtttgtattttgttaaataTGGTTTATGAATTAGAATtaaattataatataattacaAATTGTGGTTATTATTCACATGCTCAGAAGTCATGCAATATTTGTTGTGTTCATTTGGGCATTTTTACATAAATTTGATTGagtaaaatgtataaattttattgaaatgtttactcatttatgacattaaatatttggttaatttataaattttaaaaatgtaaatcttgGAAAAATCAGCAATTTTTcacttgtaatttttttatttttaaaaatgtattctatttAGTGTGgttaattcaaatgaaattaataatCAGTacttacaaattattatttttgtggcaTTACTTTAGCAGTTTTTTGTACTGAATTTGGTtcgtaaaaatgtattataaatataatatttgacttaattaataataaaaaaataaatacaataaaatcaaaaatttcattttgtcttcaacttattttatgaaatatggTGAATTCTAATTTATCTCAAAGatacaaatgcaatttttttacttattatagtattatcaaaataaacgattttacattcataaatttactttgttctgtttaaaataaacaaataactatGGCCGGCCCGGAATTGCTGCTTAATTATCATAAAGAAGTGACAAGTgagattgtttttgtgttttctctcaTCAGGCGTGTGGCACAATTTTGTGTTGTGCGTGGCGGCGTTGGCGTTCCTCTTCCTGTTGCCGCTCTTCCTTTTCCCGCTGTACTCCAGCGGCGCGGGGGCGCTGGTCACTGAGGTGGCGCAGGTCGGTGCAGCCTGGCATTAAAACCACAAAAGTAAGTTTTCAAAgccattatttaatttttgattttttttggtgatGTTTGTGCGCGTCAGGGTTCGGCGGCCGACTGGCCCCGGGGCCTCTCAGCGGGGGACATCGTGACGGCGCTGGAGGAGTGTCCCGTCGCGGGGGTGGAGGACTGGAACAGCTGCCTGTCTCACCTCTCTCACACGCCACAGACGGGATACTGCGTGCCCGCCGCCAGCCTGCAGCCCAGTTGGGCCCACGGGCGAGGTTGGCGTGTGTTCGGCAcattcaattgtttttctttttatagttCAGCCAGCCaacaaacatttcagaaattgaacaatcagtctttttttaaatttttttgggaaaaatatcaTGAGTGCATTTCGATTTTTGTCCCTCGCAATGCGTTTCAGCGTTCAAGCGGCTGGATGGGACGATGGACTGCTGCAGCAACAACAGCCTGACGGACCTCTGCTTCTCCTACGTCAAGCCACACACTGCTGACAGAGAGGTCTGCCGCGTGCATATATTTGTTTGGGTCAATTACTGTTGGCACTCACGAATTGCTGTCTGCAGTACGCCTGCATGCCGGTGCGCAAAATGGTGACGGGCAGCCGGGTGTGCCGCGGCGACCACGACTGCAACGCTGACGCCGGCCTCGCCGTCTGCGTCACGCCCTCCCTGCAGAACCAGACCCGCTTCATCCGGGTGGCGCACCCGCCCGGCACCCACATGCTGTTCGTGGGCTACCCGCCGCATCTCCAGCACGCCGGTACCAAGATTTGTGTGGTGTTTACTGACAAATTTAGTGGTGTGGTGAAGCTTAACCGGATGTGCACCAGAAATGAAAAATTTTCAACTTGGCCGCAATCCTGACAAACAGATAAACAACCTTCCACTTGGTCTAACggctttttgtttatttttaattcattaaaatcTGTGTGTTGTTTACTGATAAATTAGGGTTCCTATTTTAGCCAGATCTAcaccaaaaatagtttttactTTGAGCACTCCTTAACCGTGGCATAGCAACACTTACATCGAAACTTAAACACATCAACAACCttcatgttgttcatgtttgtttgttttttaatgtatttatttactgagAAATTAAGGATCCCCTGTAGCTTAACCAGATCTGCATgagaaattaagttgtttttggtttttttttttaccacaaaagcacatgtatgtttttttcctccctcttaGTGAGTCTGACCAACTTTGTGCCTCGCTTTGGTTTTCTCCACTTGGACCTGCCCGTCTTCTTGGAGACATTCTGCAAGTATCCTATTCTGAAGCTGTTgaccttttcataatgtttgtaagcAATAGGCCCCAGGGTACTTTCGGGTGGCAGAAAAATGATTGACTAGTGCTTATCTGAActaaaaatgatgacaaaaatgtatttgtgccgTCCGATATAACCCAAAAAGTGTGCCCGAGCACTAAGGTGGAATTGATGTCAAATACTTGGGAACAAATCTTTTGTAGTTGGGAAGTCCTTATCCCCCTGCCTCCCAGGTACGTGTTTTCCCTATCTGGCGCCTTGGCGGTGGTCAACTCGGTGCCGTGCTTCGCTCTGGACGGCCAGTGGATGCTCAACGCCTTGCTGGAGGCCACTCTGGCCGGCGTGGTGGCGGATCGGCAGAAGCGAGAGCTGATGGGTTTCTTCCTGCTTCTGGCCGGCAGTTCCCTGCTGGCAGCCAACGTGGCGCTGGGCTTGTGGATGGTGACGGCAcggtaacaaaacaaaaggcaaaTTGTGCTTGGAGACGCTTGCCTGTGGACTGGTGAACTGTGAAGAGACTACATTACCCAGCAGTCCCCAGGTTTGCCTTTAAAGCTGTCACTCATCCACACGGGACAAAAACGAGGCGTTCTTGCATAGAAAATGCACTCgacatttttttacatctggTTGAATGATGTGAACAAACAATCATGTTCAATGACGATGACTTGCTCatttatagttgtttttttacgtGCACGAAGGAGCTTGATTGTGGctggttttttttgggacatgcttttcattggacaccatttattattttttgtgtacAATCTCCTGTCGCCACGTATGTGAAATGAATCTTCAAAATTGTGAAGCATCTAGTTGTTGTCACTGCTTTTAAACGCCGTGGGTGTTTTCACTGAAGGTGTGGAACCACGTCCTGCTGAAAAAACGATCTTCgtgttgcattttatttatgcTGACACTAGTATTTTCCTACATTAGAGCTGCAAAAATACGTCCGCTTaaagtggctggaatatatcccaccgggttgGCGTGGGGATTTTCCATGCGGTGACgatgaggcactctaaagcagccacacaAGTGTGACACCTCTGTCCAAGGACTCAACCTCCTTTGCGTCTTTCTCTGACTGACAGGCGCACACTcacggctgacaacgaggcactctaaagcgtgACTGGGCCACACGTCCTTCAAATAATTCGGACAACTGAAAGGGTGAAAAAGAGTAATGCTATATCTCCACCTTTAAATCCTACATTGTTCTCAGAAGTgatcttcaaacatgtttaatgtatttagaaacaatcAACAATAAAAttggaaacaaatctctgaattcagtCTTCTGGGTCTTAAAATGCAACGTCAAATTCTGTTTAAGACAAAATCTCGTCAGATGAAGttatcatttgttttactgatgTGGTAAATGTATTTCATCTTTCATAACTGCCAGCGAAAAGATTGGCGACATTTCAGTCCCTGGATTGATTCCACAAGTGAAAAAAAGCCTTTGCGGCAGTCGGCACCTATTGACTTCTCCGTCTGAGTCTTTCACTGTGTTtttgatgaaatccttaaataaAGTGCTGTCGTTCTTTTCAAATTGACTCGTGGTAACGATGTTGAGACTCTCAGGTTTGTTTCtgggtgtgtgttttaatgttacATCTATAAATATTTGTGCGTCCTCCTGTCGACAGGTTTAAAAATGCTCTCTGAGACGTAATCGAGGGAATGAGTGGAGAAGGACGCCGGGGGGGATCCTGGCGTTTGCGTTGGAATAACATTACAAGGCCGAGTCCCTCCCGCTCTTTGTGCATGTGGATTTCTATGTGCATTTTTGCTTATCTCGCCCTAACGACAGCCTGCGGCGTGTTTGGCCAAACGAGGAGAAGACAAATGAGGTGTTGATGGCCCTTCCCAATTCTCAAGGTCGGCACGCAAAAtctttcaaatgtttgtttggctGTTTTACAATTGCCTTGGTTCGCTTTTCCCAGGCAACTTCGTGCTACAGTCTGCATCTTTTCAGCTTTGTATTTTCTCATGACCTTGTTGTTGATTATAAGAGAAGGACTCGCTTATTCAAACTTGTAGGGAGTAGTTTTTAATGGGCAGAGCGAAAAATAtaacttgattgattgattctaaTATATTTATTagaatcaaacaaaaatataagatcaaatattaaatattagaaaaacactactacaaaaaaagcaaaatgataCATTAGTTGACAAGTATGAAAgtatttgacaaaaatacaaaaaggaaaaaaatacaatgttggACCAGCAATTTATatagaaaatacacaaagaaatattacaaaataatacacacaTTAGATGAcagatacaaaaatatttgaccaaataaaaaattggacCAAAAATATTAGGGgacaataaaatacacaaaatatacaaccaaaaaaaaaacatacaatattttttaatataattttattttagaaactACAAAAGCATTAGACAATggcacaaaatttaaaaaaagaagaaaattttcagtaaaaaatagaaggaaaaaatacaaacaagaaaatacaaaatttacaaaataatatttggcaaaaatacaaatagattagaaatacaaaatatttgaaaaacaaattaagaaaaaagCATTTGAATAAATATTGGTTAGAAAATGtaagatttaaaagaaaaattctagatgaaaaactaaaaagaaaagctaCACTTTATCACCGGCCCGTTTCATCTTCACATTTTCCTGAGCATTTTGGggaattccaaattgtatgacCTGGCGTCGACCACCAAATCAATGAATGAACATGAAAAGACACAACTGACATAAGCgctactccatccatccatgttctttaccgcttatcctcacgcgggtcgcgggctgctggagcctatcccagctatcttggggctgaggcggggtacaccctgaaccggtcgcctgccaaccgcaggacacatagaaacaaacaactattcgcactcacattcacatttacgaGCAatctttgggatgtggaaggaaaccggagtgcccggagaaaagccatgcaggcacggggtgaacatgcaaactccacacaggcggggccgggatttgaaccccgatccccacaactgtgaggcagatgtgctaaccagtcgcccaccgtgccggctcaaGCACTACTCATCAAATGTAATTTATGACTTTGGGAGGAAGTCAGGTCATTGTAAGCAGTCACTCATCAAGCACGCCTTTCTTCATATGATGTGATCTTGATAAGCCATGACAACATCAAGAGTGCCGCCGCGCTCATTCTTGACGACGAAGGGATGTTTTTAGATGCACGCAAAGGAAGTCCAGAAAAGGACTGCGGCCGACGCCCCAAACCCTAATGAGCACGTGTCGAAACGGTTCTTCCCCGCGGCGGTATGAGGAGCTGGAGGGGGGCACCGGGTGGGCCAATCACAGGAACCTTTTCCTTGTTGTCGGTTGGCTTTAGCATGACAGTCAAATGTGTGCCAGGCGCCGTAGTCATCAGATTAATTaaactgtctgtctgtgtgtgagatCCCATCAACGTGTCATCTGATGATTGTCTCCAGATGAGACAATGATGAGACCATCTTtgcatggggggggggagcattggactaaaaaagataaatatttgCTAGAAGTGGAAGCATGtaggaaaaaatacaaacatttgaggggaaaaaacccagaaatattagaaaacaaatttttggaaaaaaatccagaaatgttggaagaaacaaatatttgggGAAATTCTAAATAttagaaaattaaaaacattttagataaactaattttggaaaaaataccaaaatgtgaaaaagataggaatagaaaatattaagtatataataatataaacattattttaacagaaaatcaACATTAGGGAAACCTACGTAATGAGAAAATCTTTTGAAAAGTAGaaaaatgttgggaaaaaatagaaacatttgaaaaaaactacagttatcgaaaaaagaaaaatcaaatagttggggaaaatattttgaaaaactacttcaggaaaatgaaaaactatAGAAAATACCAACATACTTgatggaaacattttaaaatatagaaaaaatatcaggGAAAAGATataaggaaaaaatatttttttttgcaaaattttaaataatgctGAAAAATACtcgacaaaaaaattgccaagtgTGAAAATGTTAGGggggaaaataaatggaaacatctgaaaatattagaaaagtAATACTGGACAAAAATGTTAGGGAAGAATagataaatatgtaaaataagataataatagatgatataaaaatatttgaaaagctATTGGAAAATACTAAAAttgcacaaatacaaaacaaaaatacacaattatttgataaatatgagataaaagtacaaaagtattagaagaaaaaaaaaaatacattttgggttGCGAGGGGGCGGGCAAAAATAAGAATACTGTGTCGCTGTCCCCTGGGGAGTCTGTCACCATGTTTCATATCACCGCAGCGTGCGTCTGCCGGCGGCCTCTTCATCTTTGCTGGCGGAGTCCGCTTGGGACGATCATCAGCTGACACCTTcactacaacacacacacgatgaTCAATTCATCTAATGATGCTGGAGCCTGTGACACTTTTGACTGTCACTCTAAACCGAGAAAACAACACGAGTGAGATGAGATGCACTTCACACGTGAATTTTAGTGGCAGCTTCTGGTTTTGTTCCGTGCACACTAACTTTAATAGAAGACCTCTGCCCAtctacacacacgcgcgcacgcacacacacatgcacacacacacacacacgtgcacgcacacgcacactgacaCATTGAGAGGGAGGAGTGACTCCGGGTGGGGCTTGAAGAGGCCGCCTGAACTTGGAGGAGCTGCAGAGTGACACTGTATAGCTGACCAGAAGGTAAGAAGCAGTCACTCACCATCCTTCTGTCATATTTCACCCTATTTCTAATCTTAATATTGGTTTCTCTTCAGATTGCACATGGTTGTAAGTAATCGTGTTTAAGTCATGGAAGCAGAGCATTTaagtggcggcggcggcgggtcAAACTCGAGCGGGGCAACAGCCGGCGCTACAGGACTGcgttgattgtgtgtgcgtgtctctgCGGTGCTTTGCTGCTTGCGCTCATAGTGGGTGagtacacgcgcacacgcacactggCTCTCATGCTGCATTATAATTTGCGAGGAATTCAAAGTGTACAGAGAAGAGTACTGCATGCAGACTAAATAAGGTCCTCGCTCGTGTCAGACTATTTCTGGTTGATATAAGGTTTCCAACGCCCACGTGCGACATGCACTCCGGCCTCTCCCGCCGTTACTCGCCTCGGGGAGGCCTCTTGGCGCGgtggaaaacatgcaaaagcGGCTACTTGAGTGGAATATTGGGATGTGcataaaaatggaagaaaaacaaaaccaaaaacaggcagcacggtgagggCTGTCTCGCAGTCcggaggttctgggttcaaatctcagctcccacattccaaaaacatgcgtgtctGCCTCATTTAGGACGAAATTGTCCGTTTGTGCGTGTGAGTGGTTGTGAGGACatgcggtatagaaaatggattgatggattccAAAACGAGATCGGGTGTCAAACGcgtttttgtcgcgggccacattgtacttACAAGTCACTCACTAAATTCACCGCTTTTGCGTGAACGCCAATGCTAgaaataaaagtattgctttggcgccatcttgtggcatgttgGTTTCAAGGCACTATGTTAAATTGAGTTGAGGTGCTTCATTTGGACAAGATGCAATTATGATAGGCAGTGCCTTGTATTTTTCATGGATTTTCGCTTTTCatggcagggctcagtccctaaaACTGTTTATCGACGCTGTTGGGCGCAATCTTTACACAATCTTtaattttcaggaaataaaaaaaataaataaaaaaacaccatctTGCTTGGTtacatcctccatccatccatccattttctgtaccgcttattctcacgcgggtcgcgggctgctggaccctatcccagctatcttcgggcaggaggcggggtacaccctgaaccggtcaccagccaatcgcagggcacatataaaacaaacaaccattcacgctcacattcgcacctacgggcaatttagagtcttcgatcaacctaccacgcatgtttgtgggatgtggggggaaaccggagtgcccggagaaaagccacgcaggcacggggagaacatgcaaactccacacaggcacggccgggatttgaaccccggtctccagaactgtgaggcagatggttacatcatcttcccCCAAACTCTTTTCAAAGGTTTCAGAACCACAAGTGAcgcaataaataaaacgatgagCTGACTAAAGAGTGTAACGGGTTTGAATCTGCACGCAAACTTACCTTCGTGACTGAACGGATCCTTCTGAAGCAAAACATTACAGCTATTGATCGAAATTTATCCAACATATGAACATATAACCAGGATATTTACTATtgtaaaattgaaagaaaagggcatcaatgtgtctttgttcagcacagtttacatgttcaaatggaGTGGAGGGACATTAGAAAACTTGACTTACATCATGTTAATAATACAATTGTGGGTTATTCATATAATGTATGCCAAACGAAATCgagcttactcaaatgtatctgtaactattttcacttgttattgCTGAAAAACGCATCCAGACTTTCAAGCTTGAGGTGACATAATAACCTAGGGACCGACCAATCATAgcaatttgggggaaaatatgacattgaccatatttggtcaCACGGggtttccgcccgacagcgCCGATATGTAAGTGTTACATGATATATTTTTGTATGGTTGCGTCTTGGGGAGGAACCAAATGTCCAATTTTAGCTGCCAAAGTATAGAAGTCTTGTTTAtccttttgcgggccacatcggGAAGTTGCTGTTGTCCTACATGCGCCACTGTGATGACATTTCTATGAGCCAACTGAGTAACATTCACATAATGTCGAACAATTTCGGTTGTATTATCGATTTAGTAATATTTAAATGCACATGTTCTgctcgagtgtgtgtgtgttaggcaTTCTTTGTGGCGGCGCTGATGTGTAATTACGTGATGCGGTGCGTTCACCCACCCACTCGCCCACTCTAACGCGAACCCTCTCATGTCTCACCATGCGTGTGACCGCACACAAGAATGCCAAGtgctcgatttttttttttttttccatttcttgttTTCAAGCCAGCGGCTCTTCCGGTACAACAATTGCGGTCGAAGTTGGTCAGCGGTCAGCGACATTTTCCCAAACtggattttattaaatttttttatatataagatatttttaattaatatctgcttcatttttttattttttatttttatttttttaccaagaGGTGGCAGTACAGTACCAACCAGTGTGAAGTCAAACTTCAAAACAAGTGGATGACATTCAACAAGTTTTCATATTGCAAGAGCTCAAAACAATCCAGGAGGCAGTCAAAAATGACACATTATGATTCAGTGATGCAACCTAACAATGTCTCACTTGTGTGCTTTTGGCTTCTTTATGGGctgtaaaacacaaaatcacTTTGTTAATGA contains:
- the mbtps2 gene encoding membrane-bound transcription factor site-2 protease isoform X3 produces the protein MLASVVLLVKTLQQTLAQMTTDNPHIGAQQALQVVVPGVNLPTSHLAYFFLALLLSGVIHELGHAVAALREQVRVNGFGMFVFVVYPGAFVDLFTTHLNIVSPAQQLRIFCAGEGPRRHFHQIIPACVWHNFVLCVAALAFLFLLPLFLFPLYSSGAGALVTEVAQGSAADWPRGLSAGDIVTALEECPVAGVEDWNSCLSHLSHTPQTGYCVPAASLQPSWAHGRAFKRLDGTMDCCSNNSLTDLCFSYVKPHTADREYACMPVRKMVTGSRVCRGDHDCNADAGLAVCVTPSLQNQTRFIRVAHPPGTHMLFVGYPPHLQHAVSLTNFVPRFGFLHLDLPVFLETFCKYVFSLSGALAVVNSVPCFALDGQWMLNALLEATLAGVVADRQKRELMGFFLLLAGSSLLAANVALGLWMVTAR
- the mbtps2 gene encoding membrane-bound transcription factor site-2 protease isoform X1 codes for the protein MIPVSLLVCVLAGWCAVYLADTLLRSSPTHRIGYESWLARRGLMLSPFHVRWQTTIFNRLFAYCARIHPRALYLWFSSGLVFGVVAMLASVVLLVKTLQQTLAQMTTDNPHIGAQQALQVVVPGVNLPTSHLAYFFLALLLSGVIHELGHAVAALREQVRVNGFGMFVFVVYPGAFVDLFTTHLNIVSPAQQLRIFCAGEGPRRHFHQIIPACVWHNFVLCVAALAFLFLLPLFLFPLYSSGAGALVTEVAQGSAADWPRGLSAGDIVTALEECPVAGVEDWNSCLSHLSHTPQTGYCVPAASLQPSWAHGRAFKRLDGTMDCCSNNSLTDLCFSYVKPHTADREYACMPVRKMVTGSRVCRGDHDCNADAGLAVCVTPSLQNQTRFIRVAHPPGTHMLFVGYPPHLQHAVSLTNFVPRFGFLHLDLPVFLETFCKYVFSLSGALAVVNSVPCFALDGQWMLNALLEATLAGVVADRQKRELMGFFLLLAGSSLLAANVALGLWMVTAR
- the mbtps2 gene encoding membrane-bound transcription factor site-2 protease isoform X2; translation: MIPVSLLVCVLAGWCAVYLADTLLRSSPTHRIGYESWLARRGLMLSPFHVRWQTTIFNRLFAYCARIHPRALYLWFSSGLVFGVVAMLASVVLLVKTLQQTLAQMTTDNPHIGAQQALQVVVPGVNLPTSHLAYFFLALLLSGVIHELGHAVAALREQVRVNGFGMFVFVVYPGAFVDLFTTHLNIVSPAQQLRIFCAGVWHNFVLCVAALAFLFLLPLFLFPLYSSGAGALVTEVAQGSAADWPRGLSAGDIVTALEECPVAGVEDWNSCLSHLSHTPQTGYCVPAASLQPSWAHGRAFKRLDGTMDCCSNNSLTDLCFSYVKPHTADREYACMPVRKMVTGSRVCRGDHDCNADAGLAVCVTPSLQNQTRFIRVAHPPGTHMLFVGYPPHLQHAVSLTNFVPRFGFLHLDLPVFLETFCKYVFSLSGALAVVNSVPCFALDGQWMLNALLEATLAGVVADRQKRELMGFFLLLAGSSLLAANVALGLWMVTAR